The sequence agagcagaagatggagattCTAGAGTTTGTTCTAGATGGACGTGCACGATTATGGTGGGACGCAAAAGCAGCACATGCTCGTACTGAGAAGGGTTGTGTGACGTGGGAAGATTTTTGccagcagtttcagaaattatattttccacAAGCAGTTCGCCAgacacgatctatggagtttctTATGCTGAGGCAGGGAGCTAtgactattgatgagtatcagcaacGATTCATTAATCTGCTACCTTACAGTCCCTATATCAATGaaagtgatgcgtccaagtatgatctATTTCTGCAAGGTCTTAATCAGGATATCTATTCACAGGTTGTTgtttgtgatgatccgacatcataTGAAACTCTGGTTAATCGGTTCCGTCAAGTGGATAAAAATAATAGGCGGGCACAGCTGATGATGTCAGGACATCCTGGTGGATTTCTTGGGCCTAGAGCTCAATATTTTGTGCATTCTGGATCTACTTCTGCTTCTAATACTACTTTTTCCAGtactcgtggttcacgaggtatgtttcgGTTTGGGAAAAATAAGAAATATGATCGTTGTACTCACTATGTTGGGAAGCATTCTACTACAACATGTCGGAGAGCatctggtgcttgttatatttgcggccAACAAGggcatctgcggagagattgtcctagtCGTATGGGAGCTGCCAGTGGATCGGTATGACTGGAAGTggtacaaactgtgctcctctcTGTCGTAGTATaccagcttctgctccctttgcacgATTAAGTGCATCGGAAAAGTTGTTTGGTTGTCCAGCATTCACTAACGTGAAGACATCCGAATTCAAGCCGTTTATAAACTGATctgcttgagcttcatcactgtcTGCTATGTGGGGAGCAAATTTCAGCAGACTTGTGaacttggcaacatattcttcgatgtTCAATTGCCATTGTTGCAAACTAGCAAACTCGGCTCCTTTTTCCTTCCTATATGAGACTGGGAAGAATCGTTGATAAAAAGCAGTTTTAAATTCAGACCAAGTAATGATCGTACCTCGATTTTCCAAAGTTCTCCTTGTTGCTATCCTCCAATCTTTGGCAATATCATTAGTTGATGAACAAAAAGTCTGACTCGGCAGTCATCTGCATAATCGAAggattcaaataactgctcaatatcttctaACCAACTCTCACACTCGACAGAATTCTCCGTTCCCTTCAATGTTGGCGgtttaaaggactgaaatctcTTCAACAGAGTTTCCATCGGAGTAACAGTCATATCACTCATATCTCTAGAAGTACTACCCGATTCAGTTCTAGGAATTTTTGCAGTCGGTGGCACTATCGGTTCTACAACTGCCTGTTCTGGCTGAGGAACTGTGCCTGTCTGTCTCGTAATCGGTCTTCGAGGCATATATAattatcaaacagattagtacaTAATACAATCTCAAGTATAACAAGTCTATTGCAGTCCTCCTCAGATTAGCATTTTCATGCCTTCTCacgagatcgagttctgattcattaTTAGTCAATATAAGCTTCCAATCAATTTAAAGAATCAGATAAGCATATAGTTCTTAAATCAATAAAGAAGTTCAAATCATCAGCATGCTTTAAGAatcaataaatcaatcaaaaggactcgatctaccccgctcatctaactCAATCCAAGAACTAacttcgctctgataccacttgttgtgg comes from Henckelia pumila isolate YLH828 chromosome 4, ASM3356847v2, whole genome shotgun sequence and encodes:
- the LOC140862576 gene encoding uncharacterized protein, with translation MEILEFVLDGRARLWWDAKAAHARTEKGCVTWEDFCQQFQKLYFPQAVRQTRSMEFLMLRQGAMTIDEYQQRFINLLPYSPYINESDASKYDLFLQGLNQDIYSQVVVCDDPTSYETLVNRFRQVDKNNRRAQLMMSGHPGGFLGPRAQYFVHSGSTSASNTTFSSTRGSRGMFRFGKNKKYDRCTHYVGKHSTTTCRRASGACYICGQQGHLRRDCPSRMGAASGSV